The nucleotide window AAGATCACCGAGGCAGGTGATGGTGTTGATGCCCTGTTGATCAATATCCGCAAGGACAGCTTCAACCGCAGCGAGGTTGGCGTGGAGGCAGGAAATAACGGCTTGTTTCATGGTGATCACACAAGCGAAGGGGTGGATTGTTGTTGGTTGAATTGCTCCCTCAAAGGTGCCTGATGCAGTTCCAGTGCTTCATCACTGAGAAGGCAATCGTGAATGGTTGATTCAATTCCAGGGCTGTTGAGGGCTTTGCCTTGCACCACCAGCTCCGATGTGCGCTGTGGTCGACCCAGGGGTGGTAAAACATTCTTCAGCGGAAGAAACTGGGATGACGGCTGACTCACCATCCAGTTGCAGAGAAAAGCCCGGCCATCGGGAAGATTCATCAATGCTTTTGCCCGGTAGACGTCCCCATAGGCGCCATTGACCAGCTCAAACCAGAAACTGCTGAGGCTGTTGGGATCCCAAACTTGGCCATGAAGGTTGAGAGACCATGATTCAAGTCGGGTAAATCTGAGGGTGTCCTGATCGGGAAGTTCGGCATCACACCCGAAGTTCAACACGCGTTGTGGGCTGAGATTCATCCCGCTCAAAGTGTTCAGCAGTGAGGGATCAGCTCCCTCGATCCCAACGGTCTTGGGTGGATGGAACTGCGGCCATTCGATCAGGGTGAGTTGATCTTTCTGTGGCTCTTGAACAAGCTCAGCATTGACTTCCGCCTGTTGCAAATCAGGAATTTGATCTGTCAACCAAGCCCTGTCGATGCCAACGTTATCGGCCTGTTCCAGCTCGTTTGATGAGTGGCCGTGCAGCGGCAGATAGGCCTTGGGCCCAGAATGGTTTTGAAGAGTGTTGAGGATCCAGTTGGTTTTCCCGCAGCCGGGAGGCCCTGTGATCAGCCAAATGTGCCCCATGGCAGTCAGTCGGTTGGCCAGCCACCGCCGATGGCTGGAAATGAGAATCATTCTTACTTTGGCAGCGTTGGCCTCGCCTGTCCACGCTCGATACCAGAAAACACGTTGAAGCTGCTCCTGCGCGGCTGCTGGCAACGTTCTGTTTTTCGGAACGCTTCACGGGTTGGCCTCTATGCCTTTGATCAGGCGCTGCTGCAATCAGCGCGAGTTTTTGGCAGCGGCACTGGGATTCGCAGTAATGGCGGTGGTGGCTGTTTGGACTTGAGTTCAGAGAAGGTTCTGTGCCTGTGATTGCGACACAGATTTTTAGAATGAATTGATCATATTCAATCCAAATGCTTACCAAACAGGAAACGTGTCTGATAGTGGGTCTGTAAAGACCAAATCTGCCTGAATATCAAACACTGTGCTCGTAGTGGCAATTAGATCTCCACCCAGTAAAATAATTTTATTGCTTACAAATGTATACTCCTCAACAGAGCCATTGAGTTGAATTTTGTCAGCTCCAGACTCGAAATCTAAGATCGTTGCAAACCCATCACCCTGATAGAATTTTTCTTCAGCTGTTCCCAGAATGAATATGTCAGCATTAGAGCCTCCAAAGAGTTGATCAAAATCACTAGCACCTAATTTAGACCCCGTTCCATTAATAATATCTTGACCCTGCCCACCCTGAAGAACATCATCACCGTTACCTCCAACCAGACTGTCGGATCCGCGATTCCCCCAAAGGGTATCTTTTCCATTTCCCCCAAACAGGCGATCGCTTCCCATGCCTCCGGTCAAAGTGTCACGTCCCTTGCCTCCTTGAAGGAAATCATCTCCTCTTTCACCACTCAGATCGTTGGCAAAGGCATTGCCTTGAATGACATCATCTAAATTGGTTCCGATAACATTGTTGAAATTAACAACCTGGATGTCAAACGGACCAATGTTAGATGAGGCGATATTGACGGTCAATCTTTCAGCACTGAGATCAATATTAAATGATGCATTGTTGTCATTGTCGAAGAATGCTCCATCGGAGACCCCATCAATGCTATTGGATTGACTTGCATCTCCGATCACGGTTTCGATCGACAGAAGAATGTCGGTTCCGAAATCGAGCTTGAAGATTTGCCCCATTTCCAAAAGTGTAATAGGTGCGCCCAGACTGCTGTAGTCCGCTACATCAGCAGATCCACTCCCTCCATCAATAATGTCATCTCCTCTGTCTCCAATAATGGTGTCATTACCCTTCCCTGCTTTGGCTATATCGTTTCCCGGCCCCCCGTTGATGACATCATCCCCGGCGCCTCCTTCAACGCGATCGTCGCCTGCCTCTCCCAGTAAAAGATCATCGCCTCGCAAACCATTAATTGTGTCGTTTAAGTCTCGACCAAAAATTTGATCGCTACCACGCGACCCATTGATGATATTGCTTTGTGCAAGAGGGTCGATAATTAGCAAAACGGTAACCCAGAGCAATAATCTGTATTTTACCCGGATCCATCTCACCGTACTGGGGTACCACGCACTGAAAGTGCTGCTGCCTCACGAGCGTGACCGCCTGTTGGCACCTTTCTGTTGTTCGGAACCCTTCACGGGGGCCTCCACGCCTTTGATCTGGCGCTGCTGCAACCACGGGAGTGTCTGGCAGGGGCACTGGGATTCGCGGTGATGGCGGTGGTGGTTGTCTGAACTTGAGTTCAGAGCAGGCTCTATTCCTGTGCCAGTGATATTAAGTTGTGTTTTGATGATTATCCCAAGGTCAATATGGCTTGATACACATTAATCACTGTCTTGGATCGGATGCCAGTCTGATGTTCTGATTCCGAACTGATCCTGTAGTTCTTGATTCGTGCTTGGCCGCATTGGTTATGGTTTGGTGATGAGTATCGATTTGCAATTAGTTGTCTCCCGAGGCACTGCACGTGGCCTTATTAATGGCTCTTCCGCTGCTGATTATGGAGAGGTGATTTCACTTTGCAAAGTGCTTTATCTTGAGGGGGATTACCAGCTGGCAGCTGATCTTCTTGAGTTGGCCAAGTCTTTGCAGCCAACTTCATTAGAACTTGCCGAATTCGGCTCCATTGATGAGTCTTCTCTAAGGATGAAGGGTGCTTGGGAGGGCATGACCAGACACTCTCCCCCGGTTGCAAATCCTAGGTTTAAGGGTTGAGTCGATTGCCCTGCTGACCGTTGCGGTCACTTGGTTCCTTGTGGCATGCACAGGTCAGAGGGGCCCGTCCTTCAGTTGTTCCTGGATTTTGGGTAGGAGTGAGCAATGGTGGGCAACGGAGGCTGTTTGTTAAGGCCCCTTCGCCGGCTCTCAAAGTTGAATTTGCTTCTTTGTTTAAGCAGTTCGTGTGAATCTGAAATTTTCAAGACAATGGGTGTGACATTGCCCTTACAACGTGCGCGCACTGTTTCTCTGCTGTGCTGTTCTTTGCGTGAGTGCTCAGGGGCTTCTCACCCCAGCTGCTTTGGCCCACTCCGGTCATGGCGATGAGTTTGTCCAGAACGGTGAGGTTGATCAGGTGAAGGCATCGCCTGATCAGGATCAGCTCCTTGGGATCGTCACGGATGCTCCCCAGAGCGGGCCTGATGGGCAATTGACGGTGCCGAGCGTTGCTGTTGTTGATGCTGCTGGGAAACCTCTGGTGTTTGTACGCAGCGGTAGCACGTACGACCCGGTGTTCGTACGTCTCGGGGCGGCAACGAATGACCGCACGGTTGTTCTGGAGGGTGTGACTGCCGATGAACAGGTGGTTGTTTCAGGAGCTCTTTCGCTTTACGCCGAGTCTCAGAAGCAGGATCGTGTTCCGGTTGAAAAGAGTCCAACAAGCACGGCAATGGCCGAATCGGGCCAGGCTGCAGTTGAGCCTGTAGAAAACATTGCCCCTGCATGGATTCTCCCCGGAGGCATCGTTGTTGCTGTGTTGTTCATTCTCGGTGTGGTGGTCGGAGTTCGCAGTCGTGGTTCTGGATCCAAGCAAGGTTGATCGGATGCATCAATGTTGACCAAGCTGCTCAATTCCATCCTGCGTGGTTCGATTACACGCCGTTGTCTCGTTGTTGTTTGCTCGATTCTGATCAGTGTTTGGGGCGTTCTGAATGTTGTTCAGATGCCTCTGGATGTATTCCCCCCCTTTGCGCCGCCGCAGGTGGAGATTCAAACGGCTGCTCCTGGTCTTGCACCGGAGCAGATTGAGCTCCAGATCAGTGCGCCCATCGAAGCTGCTGTGAATGGTTTGCCTGGGGTGGATGTGGTGCGTTCCGCATCCAAACCTGGTCTTTCGATGGTGCAGGTGGTGTTTCGTGACGCATCACAGTTGCAGAACGCCCGGCAGTTGGTGTCGGAACGTTTGCAGCAGCTCCGCGCCCAGTTGCCAGCGTCGGCCGGTTCGCCTGACATTTCCCCACCCCTTTCGCCCCTCGGCACGGTTCTCCAATACGCCTTCACGCTGCCTGATTCGGCGACGGCAGATGAGCAATTGCGATTGCGCTCGTTGGTTCAAACCACGTATGAGAATGCGTTGCTCGCCATCCCTGGCGTTGCCCAGGTGACCATCTACGGCGGTGACCTGCCGCAGACACAAGTGCAGCTGAATCTGGAGGCTCTGCAGCAGCGCAATCTTGCTCTCACTGATGTCGTTGAGGCAGCTCGCGCATCGCAGTTCAACGGCCGCGGTGGTGTTCAGATTGCTGGCGGGCAAGAACGTTTAATCCTTCCTCCCCCCATCAGCACGGCCAGTGATGATCTGGAAAAGACACCGTTGCGTTCAGCCACAGATCAGATCATCGCTTTGGGCGGTGTCGCTGAGATTCGCCCCGGTGCTGCCTTGCGGCGTGGAGAAGCCTCCTTCAATGCCAAGCCCGCTGTGGTGTTGATGATCAACAAGCAGCCCGATGTGGACACCCCGCAGCTGACGAAAGCTGTGGAACAACGGGTTGAACAGCTGAATGACTCCCTGCCGAAGGATGTGGTGGTGAGCCAGACGTTCCGTCAGGCCCAGTTCATCGATAGTGCGATCCGCAATGTGAGCGAATCACTGGTGCTGGGCGTTGTGATTGTGGCGGCTGTGCTTGTGCTTTTTCTGATGAACTGGCGCACCGCTGTGATCACCCTCAGTGCCATCCCGTTGTCGTTGTTGGTTGGCCTGTTGTTGATGCGGGGGCTTGGGCTTCAGCTCAACACCATGACCCTTGGTGGTTTGGTGGTGGCCATTGGATCGGTGGTCGACGATGCCATCGTTGACATGGAGAACTGCTACCGGGGGCTGCGCCGTAATCGGCAGTTGCCGTTGCCCCAAGACCCCTTGGAGGTGGTGTTTCGCACCTCGGTGGAGGTGCGTCAGCCGGTGCTGTTTTCCACCTTGATCATCGTTGTGGTGTTTGCTCCAATCTTCACGCTCACGGGCGTGGAAGGACGCATTTTTATGCCGATGGGCATCGCCTACGTGATGTCGATCCTGGCATCGACGCTCGTCGCATTCACCCTTTCACCGGCCCTCTGTGCTCTGTTGCTGAGTCGGGCGCCACTGCCGGCTGAAAGCTCCTGGGTTGAGCGGACTGCGGTACGGCTCTACAGCCCCATTCTGAATCTTGCTTTGATCACCCCACGGCGCGTCTTGGCGCTTGCCCTGGCAACGGTTGTGGCGGCTGTGTTGATTCTTCCAGGGCTTGGACGGGTGTTCTTGCCGGAGTTTCGCGAGCAATCGCTGGTGAATTCGATGGTTCTTTACCCCGGTGTGTCTCTCGAGATGACAAGCCGCGCAGGCACAGTTCTCTCCGAACGTCTCCAGTCCAGCGACGACGTCGACTGGATTCAGGTGCGCGCCGGGCGTGCCCCAGGAGATGCGGATGGCGCGGGAGTGAATATTGCTCACGTCGATCTGGAATTAAGTGATCAGGCCATGGCTGATCGCCCCGCTGCCATCGCTCGTCTCCGTGAGGCCTTCCTCGCCCTACCGGGTGTGGCCCCCAACATCGGTGGGTTCATCTCCCATCGGATGGATGAAGTGCTCTCTGGCGTACGCAGTGCCATCGCCATCAAAATTTCCGGCCCTGATCTCAATGAACTGCGCCGTCTTGGTGAGCAGGTTCGTGATGCGGTGGGTGAGGTGCCAGGTGCGGTGGATCTTCAGCTTGAGCCTTTGCTGCCAGTGCCCCAGATCCAACTGACGATTGATCGTGACCGGGCGCTTCAGGACGGGGTGGGGGTTGGAACGCTGGCAGAAGCCATCGACGTCGCTCTGCATGGTGCACTCATTAGCCCGGCTGAGCCCGCCAGTGGCCGTGATCCCTTGATCGTGACTCTGAGACCGGAACAACGTAGTGATCTCGATGCGTTGCGTCGCGTGCCGATTCGAACCGCTTCGGGAGTGCTCAAACCCTTAGGGGACTTTGTGTTGCTCACCTCGACCCGTGGCCCGAACGAGATCAACCGTGAGGATGTGGCTCGCCGGATTGTGGTGTCAGCCAATGTTTCCGGTCGCCCTTTGGGGCCGGTGGTGAATGACATTCGCAGCCAGGTAGCGACGTTGGTCCGGCTGCCTGTTGGCTACAACATCCGCTACGGAGGCCAATTCGAATCAGAGCAACGGGCAACCCGTGCCTTGGTTCTCTACAGCCTCTTGGCCGCTGTGGTGATCGCCGGTTTGATGCTGGTGGCACTGCACTCGTGGCCAGCCACAGTGGCGATCCTGATCAACCTGCCCCTGGCCCTGGTGGGTGGTCTGGTGGCTGTTCTGATCAGTGGTGGGGTGCTGTCGGTGGCTTCATTGATCGGTTTCATCACCTTGTTTGGAGTCGCCATTCGCAATGGCCTGTTGCTGGTGGACAACTTCAATCGGCGCCATCAAGGCGGTGAGCCACTGATGGAGTTGATCCGAAACGGCAGCCTGGAGAGGCTCAATGCGATCTTGATGACGGCACTGACCTCGTCCCTCGGCATGTTGCCGTTGGCTCTTGCTTTTGGCGCCGGTAATGAAATCCTTCAACCCCTCGCCATCGTTGTGCTCGGGGGGCTGATCACCTCCACGCTGCTCACGCTGGTGGTGATTCCCGCTTTGTATGCCCGCTATGGGCGTTGGCTTCTTCCTTCATGACCTCGACCTCCGTTTTAGGACCCAAAGATCGCCGTGCATCCAGACCTTGATGTGTTCTTCGCTGTGTTGCCAACGCAGGCAGATTGCCGGGTTAGGAAGACGTGATCCGATCATGGATTTGTCGTGGGTTGTTCGAACAAGCCATCCATCAATAGACAAGTTCAATGCAATGCATCTGGAAACAAGCGGTTTGCTGGTTTGAGTGTTCGCAGTCCATTTGGAGGTCACGATTGAAATGACTGGATACCATTCACATTTTCTTAGCTTGTCATGCTTTGCTCGTCATCGATTTCTCATAGCCAAGGAGACCAATGGCCTTCAGAGAATCAGCACGATTGGGACCATGAACCGTGACACATCATCAGCTTTATCCTTAAACTCAGACTAGTGATGTGTTGTTTGATGGTTCGCGCTCTACCCCTCGTTCTGATGGCACCTCTCAGCGCTTTGTGCGTTGAGGCTTCGGCAACAGTTCGCTTTCATGATTTTGTCGATGCAAGCAACGATGCCAATCAGTCGGATTTAGTTCAACAGACAGCCGTCATTGCTAGTAATAAAGGCGATGGCGAACTCAGCGCGTCAAGTGCCATTGTTGTCACCCAAGACAATTTCCCTCAGGCGTATAGCAATTTGCGCTTTGATGCGATCATCAAGCAGGCAGGTGGTGTCAATAAATTTTTGGAAATGCCAGTTGCCTCGAGCGACCCGGCAAAGCAGTTCGTCGTGCGAATGAACAGAGATACATTCTATTCTACTTCTGTTTTTGACATGACCGGTGGTATTTACATCACTATTCCTGAAACTGATCAATATGTCTCGATTCAGGTGGTGGATGAAAATCATGAAACTCAACCCATGATTTACGGTCCTGGTAGGCAC belongs to Synechococcus sp. WH 7805 and includes:
- a CDS encoding calcium-binding protein, producing the protein MLWVTVLLIIDPLAQSNIINGSRGSDQIFGRDLNDTINGLRGDDLLLGEAGDDRVEGGAGDDVINGGPGNDIAKAGKGNDTIIGDRGDDIIDGGSGSADVADYSSLGAPITLLEMGQIFKLDFGTDILLSIETVIGDASQSNSIDGVSDGAFFDNDNNASFNIDLSAERLTVNIASSNIGPFDIQVVNFNNVIGTNLDDVIQGNAFANDLSGERGDDFLQGGKGRDTLTGGMGSDRLFGGNGKDTLWGNRGSDSLVGGNGDDVLQGGQGQDIINGTGSKLGASDFDQLFGGSNADIFILGTAEEKFYQGDGFATILDFESGADKIQLNGSVEEYTFVSNKIILLGGDLIATTSTVFDIQADLVFTDPLSDTFPVW
- a CDS encoding efflux RND transporter periplasmic adaptor subunit, giving the protein MRALFLCCAVLCVSAQGLLTPAALAHSGHGDEFVQNGEVDQVKASPDQDQLLGIVTDAPQSGPDGQLTVPSVAVVDAAGKPLVFVRSGSTYDPVFVRLGAATNDRTVVLEGVTADEQVVVSGALSLYAESQKQDRVPVEKSPTSTAMAESGQAAVEPVENIAPAWILPGGIVVAVLFILGVVVGVRSRGSGSKQG
- a CDS encoding efflux RND transporter permease subunit codes for the protein MLTKLLNSILRGSITRRCLVVVCSILISVWGVLNVVQMPLDVFPPFAPPQVEIQTAAPGLAPEQIELQISAPIEAAVNGLPGVDVVRSASKPGLSMVQVVFRDASQLQNARQLVSERLQQLRAQLPASAGSPDISPPLSPLGTVLQYAFTLPDSATADEQLRLRSLVQTTYENALLAIPGVAQVTIYGGDLPQTQVQLNLEALQQRNLALTDVVEAARASQFNGRGGVQIAGGQERLILPPPISTASDDLEKTPLRSATDQIIALGGVAEIRPGAALRRGEASFNAKPAVVLMINKQPDVDTPQLTKAVEQRVEQLNDSLPKDVVVSQTFRQAQFIDSAIRNVSESLVLGVVIVAAVLVLFLMNWRTAVITLSAIPLSLLVGLLLMRGLGLQLNTMTLGGLVVAIGSVVDDAIVDMENCYRGLRRNRQLPLPQDPLEVVFRTSVEVRQPVLFSTLIIVVVFAPIFTLTGVEGRIFMPMGIAYVMSILASTLVAFTLSPALCALLLSRAPLPAESSWVERTAVRLYSPILNLALITPRRVLALALATVVAAVLILPGLGRVFLPEFREQSLVNSMVLYPGVSLEMTSRAGTVLSERLQSSDDVDWIQVRAGRAPGDADGAGVNIAHVDLELSDQAMADRPAAIARLREAFLALPGVAPNIGGFISHRMDEVLSGVRSAIAIKISGPDLNELRRLGEQVRDAVGEVPGAVDLQLEPLLPVPQIQLTIDRDRALQDGVGVGTLAEAIDVALHGALISPAEPASGRDPLIVTLRPEQRSDLDALRRVPIRTASGVLKPLGDFVLLTSTRGPNEINREDVARRIVVSANVSGRPLGPVVNDIRSQVATLVRLPVGYNIRYGGQFESEQRATRALVLYSLLAAVVIAGLMLVALHSWPATVAILINLPLALVGGLVAVLISGGVLSVASLIGFITLFGVAIRNGLLLVDNFNRRHQGGEPLMELIRNGSLERLNAILMTALTSSLGMLPLALAFGAGNEILQPLAIVVLGGLITSTLLTLVVIPALYARYGRWLLPS